Within Kineococcus endophyticus, the genomic segment CGGTGGCCGGTGCCTCCAGCCTGACATCGACGTCCGACGGACGGGAGGACATGGGCCGACCGGGCGTCCCCGGACCAGCCCCGCCGCCCTCACACCGTCACCGTCCCGGCGGGCTCGGAGGCAGCCGGGGGTGCAGCAGGTGCGCGACGAGGGCGGTCCACCCCGTCTGGTGGGTGGCCCCGAGTCCCTCGCCGGTGTCCCCGTCGAAGTACTCGTTGAAGGTGACGTGGTCCCGCCACAGCGGGTCGTCGCTGGCCTCGATGCGCTGCCCGTCGGCGGGCCGCCGACCGTCGACCGGACGGAAGAGGTTGACCAGGCTGTCGTCGATGAGGTCGGCGGCCTGCACCAGGTTGATGCGACGGCCCGACCCCTTGGGCACCTCGATGGTGAGGTCGTCGCCGAAGAAGCGCCCGAGCGTCCGGAGCTTGTCGGCCAGCAGGACGTTGACGGGGAACCAGATCGGCCCGCGCCAGTTCGAGTTGCCGCCGAACATCCCGGTCCGGGACTCGCCCGGCTCGTAGACGACCGAGGAGCTCTGACCCTCGACCGACGTCCAGACCTCCTCCTTCACCGCCGCCGACAACGAGCGGATGCCGTAGGCGGACAGGAACTGGTCGTGGTCGAACATGCGCTCGAGGATGCGCACCAGCCGGGGGCGGTCCACGAGCGAGAGCAGCATCCGCCGCCCCTCGGGCGTGGACCGCGTCAGCAGGGGGAGGGTCAGGTCGGGCCGCCGCTTCTGCAGCCACCGCAACCTGGCCGTCAGGTCCGGGGTCTCCTCCGCGATCCAGGACGGGACGTCGGTGGACCCCAGGATCGGCAGCAGGCCGACCATCGACGGCACCCGCATCGGCTCCGACGACCCGTCGGGGCGCAGGAGGACGTCGTAGTAGAAGCCGTCCTCCTCGTCCCACAGGGCCGCGTCGTGCGACCCGAACGAGTTCATCGCCTGGGCGATGGAGAGGAAGTGCTCGAGGAACTTCGTCGCGGCGTCCTCCCACGCGGGGTCGTGCCGCGACAGCTCCAGGGCGATCTTGAACATCTGCTGGCAGTAGAACGCCATCCAGCTCGTGGCGTCGGACTGCTCCAGCCGGTACCCGGGCGGCAGCTCGGCGGAGCGGTCGAACAGGCCGATGTTGTCCATCCCGAGGAAGCCGCCCTCGAAGAGGTTCGACCCGCTGGAGTCCTTGCGGTTGACCCACCACGAGAAGTTCAGCAGCAGCTTGGTGAACACCCGGACGAGGAAGCCCTGGTCCCGGTAGCCGTCGAGCCGGTAGACGTGCCAGGCGGCCCACGCGTGCACGGGCGGGTTGACGTCGCCGAACGCCCACTCGTACGCCGGGAGCTGCCCGTTGGGGTGCATCGACCACTCGCGGCACATGAGGACGAGCTGCTCCTTGGCGAACTCCGGGTCCACGTGCGCCAGGGGGATGGCGTGGAAGGCGAGGTCCCAGGCGGCGAACCAGGGGTACTCCCACTCGTCGGGCATGGAGATGACGTCGGCCAGCGACAGGTGGCTCCAGGTGACGTTGCGCGCCCCCCGGGCCTGACGGGACTCCGGCGCCGGCTCGGTCTCCGGGTCTCCTCCGAGCCACTGCCGCACGTCGTAGCGGTAGAGCTGCTTGGTCCACAGCAGGCCTGCGTAGGCGCGGCGCGCGAGGTGCCGGTCGGACTCCCCGAGGTCGCGGTGGATGACCGCGTCGTAGAACTCGTCGGCCTCTTCCCGGCGGTCGCGCAGCACGGCGTCGTAGCCGGGGCCGAAGGTGCCCTTGCTGGGCGCCTGGGGCGACAGCCGCAGCCGCACCTCGACGGTCTCCCCGGGCGCGACGGCGTCGAAGGAGTACCAGAACGCGGCCTTGGTGCCCTCCCGCCGCGGGTTCACGGCAGTGGTGTCGCCGTGGACGATGCGCCGGTCCACACCGTCCTTGGTGAACGCGGTGGGGTTGGACGCGGCCCCGAACAGCTCGACGAGGTTGGACTCGTTCTCGCAGAACAGCACCTCGGGTGAGCCTTCGGCGCTGACGTGGTACCGCCCGAGGTGCCCGTGCTCGCACTCGACGGACTCCAGCCCACCCACGGCCAGCGTGGGCGGCAGGAGCTGCGTCATGGTGCCGCGGCGACGGTCCCAGCCCCAGGCCCAGGTGTTGCGGAACCACACCTGCGGGACGAGGTCCAGGGGGGCGGGGTCCGGTCCGTGGTTGGTCGCCGTCACGACCATGCAGAGGTCGTCCGGTCCGGCCTTGGCGTAGGTGACCTCGACGTCGAAGAAGCGGTTCTCGTCCAGGACGCCGGTGTCCCCGAGCTCGTACTCGCGCTCCTCCCGTCCGCGCCGGGCGTTCTCGGTGCGCAGCTGCTCGTAGGGGAACTCCGCCTGGGGGTAGCGGTAGAGCCACTTCATCCAGGAGTGGCTGGGCGTGCCGTCCAGCGCCCACCAGTACTCCTTGGCGTCCTCCCCGTGGTTGCCCTCACCGTTCGTGAGCCCGAAGAGGCGCTCCTTGAGGAAGGGGTCCCTGCGGTTCCACAGCGCGACGCCGAGGTTGAGGAAGCCGAACCGGTCGCAGACGGCGCCGAGACCGTCCTCGCCCCAGCGGTAGGCGCGGGCGCGCGCCTGGTCGAAGGGGAAGGCGGACCACGCGTCGCCCCCCGGGGTGTAGTCCTCGCGCACCGTCCCCCACTGACGACCGGAGACGTAGGGGCCCCACAGCCGCCACGGACCGTCGGCGCCGGGCGATTCCGCCATCCGGGCGTGCTCGGCGCTGCGGTGCTCGGGGGCCGGCTCGGTGGGGTTGGTGGCGTCGGTCACCTCCTCAGTCTCCCAAGAGCGGCCCAGGCTCGCGTGGTGACGACGGGATCAGTCGTGATCCACTGCGGTGCAACGGGTCACCCCGTTCGGACCGAGGCGATTTGCCTGTCCGACGCCTCGCCGTCTAATGTTCTTCATGTCGCCGCGAGCAACGGGGCGGACGCCGAGGGTCACAGCCTGAGGGGTTCGCTCGATGCCTGGCGACACCGGAAGCTCCTTGAGTGGGGCTGGGTTGAGGTTTGGCCTGGTTCTCGGTTAGGGTGGGAAAGTTGCCCCTCTTCCGCTGGCCCTCCTGAT encodes:
- a CDS encoding MGH1-like glycoside hydrolase domain-containing protein; the protein is MAESPGADGPWRLWGPYVSGRQWGTVREDYTPGGDAWSAFPFDQARARAYRWGEDGLGAVCDRFGFLNLGVALWNRRDPFLKERLFGLTNGEGNHGEDAKEYWWALDGTPSHSWMKWLYRYPQAEFPYEQLRTENARRGREEREYELGDTGVLDENRFFDVEVTYAKAGPDDLCMVVTATNHGPDPAPLDLVPQVWFRNTWAWGWDRRRGTMTQLLPPTLAVGGLESVECEHGHLGRYHVSAEGSPEVLFCENESNLVELFGAASNPTAFTKDGVDRRIVHGDTTAVNPRREGTKAAFWYSFDAVAPGETVEVRLRLSPQAPSKGTFGPGYDAVLRDRREEADEFYDAVIHRDLGESDRHLARRAYAGLLWTKQLYRYDVRQWLGGDPETEPAPESRQARGARNVTWSHLSLADVISMPDEWEYPWFAAWDLAFHAIPLAHVDPEFAKEQLVLMCREWSMHPNGQLPAYEWAFGDVNPPVHAWAAWHVYRLDGYRDQGFLVRVFTKLLLNFSWWVNRKDSSGSNLFEGGFLGMDNIGLFDRSAELPPGYRLEQSDATSWMAFYCQQMFKIALELSRHDPAWEDAATKFLEHFLSIAQAMNSFGSHDAALWDEEDGFYYDVLLRPDGSSEPMRVPSMVGLLPILGSTDVPSWIAEETPDLTARLRWLQKRRPDLTLPLLTRSTPEGRRMLLSLVDRPRLVRILERMFDHDQFLSAYGIRSLSAAVKEEVWTSVEGQSSSVVYEPGESRTGMFGGNSNWRGPIWFPVNVLLADKLRTLGRFFGDDLTIEVPKGSGRRINLVQAADLIDDSLVNLFRPVDGRRPADGQRIEASDDPLWRDHVTFNEYFDGDTGEGLGATHQTGWTALVAHLLHPRLPPSPPGR